In one window of Tachypleus tridentatus isolate NWPU-2018 chromosome 2, ASM421037v1, whole genome shotgun sequence DNA:
- the LOC143240527 gene encoding uncharacterized protein LOC143240527, with the protein MKQTIVPQILLFLFLTLFTVTGISAFNYREKRDYISDFPGFDWLRSFFPIQDNGFSFTINIPDFEANNKHVLRNIQGVLQNIQDTLENEASAYPSDADGTVSDVFYVDDVKCNVKKSVRRSSDGGAFAYASGYSCVPA; encoded by the exons ATGAAACAGACTATCGTACCAcaaattcttttatttctttttctgacTCTTTTCACAGTTACTGGAATTTCTGCTTTCAATTATCGAGAAAAACGAGATTATATTTCTGACTTTCCAGGCTTTGATTGGCTACGGTCGTTCTTTCCAATCCAAGATAATGGATTTTCCTTTACCATCAATATACCCGATTTTGAAGCCAACAACAAGCATGTGTTGAGAAATATCCAAG GAGTACTCCAGAATATTCAAGATACCTTAGAGAACGAGGCCAGCGCTTATCCATCCGATGCCGATGGAACGGTATCAGATGTATTCTACGTGGATGACGTGAAGTGCAACGTTAAGAAGTCAGTGAGAAGAAGTAGTGATGGAGGAGCGTTTGCATACGC